The Pseudomonas aeruginosa genome includes the window TGCGGCACGTCGCAGCTTGACCCTGTCTGCCGTCGCGGCGGAAAACCTTCGCGAATCCGCCGAGATCGTCGGCAATCCACGCCTGCGGGAAGCGCTCGAGCGGTTGGCAAGCCGCGCCGAGAAAAGCCGGCAAGAATAAATCCCGAAATAAAAAGAGGCCACCCTGAGGTGGCCTCCAAATATGGAAAGGAGAGTTTTCCTACACTGCCGCCGCCGGGCGCATATAGGAAATAGGCGCGGTACGCGCGTCTTCGAAGGTCACCACTTCCCAAGCATCCTTGTCTGCGATCAACGTACGCAGCAGTTGGTTGTTCAGGGCATGGCCGGACTTGAAGCCACGGAACTCGCCGATAAGACTGTTGCCGAGCAGATACAGGTCGCCGATGGCATCCAGGATCTTGTGCTTGACGAACTCGTCCTCGTAACGCAGGCCGTCTTCGTTGAGCACGCGGTTCTCGTCGACCACGATCGCGTTCTCCACGCTACCGCCGAGTGCCAGGTTCTGCGAACGCAGGTACTCGATGTCGCGCATGAACCCGAAGGTACGGGCGCGGCTGACCTCCTTGACGAAGGAAGTACTGGAGAAATCGACCGAGGCCTGCTGGGTGCGACCACGGAAGACCGGATGATCGAAATCGATCTCGAAGCTGACCTTGAAGCCGTCGAACGGAACGAAGACGGCGCGCTTGTCGCCCTCTT containing:
- the lpxC gene encoding UDP-3-O-acyl-N-acetylglucosamine deacetylase, with protein sequence MIKQRTLKNIIRATGVGLHSGEKVYLTLKPAPVDTGIVFCRTDLDPVVEIPARAENVGETTMSTTLVKGDVKVDTVEHLLSAMAGLGIDNAYVELSASEVPIMDGSAGPFVFLIQSAGLQEQEAAKKFIRIKREVSVEEGDKRAVFVPFDGFKVSFEIDFDHPVFRGRTQQASVDFSSTSFVKEVSRARTFGFMRDIEYLRSQNLALGGSVENAIVVDENRVLNEDGLRYEDEFVKHKILDAIGDLYLLGNSLIGEFRGFKSGHALNNQLLRTLIADKDAWEVVTFEDARTAPISYMRPAAAV